Proteins found in one Erythrobacter sp. KY5 genomic segment:
- a CDS encoding pyruvate dehydrogenase complex E1 component subunit beta, which translates to MAIELKMPALSPTMEEGTLARWLKSEGDTIEPGDIIAEIETDKATMEFEAIDEGVLAKILVDEGTENVAVGTVIAMMTGEGEDAGDAEAPAEPAAESAPVDDVPGEGKDEGRNEPGGIEAPKATPRANDPEIPEGTSFTSITVREALRDAMAEEMRADKRVFVMGEEVAEYQGAYKVTQGLLDEFGPKRVIDTPITEYGFAGIGSGAAMGGLKPIVEFMTFNFAMQAIDHIVNSAAKTNYMSGGQMRCPVVFRGPNGAASRVGAQHSQNYGPWYASVPGLIVIAPYDSSDAKGLMKAAIRSEDPVVFLENELVYGRSFEVPDLDDHVLPIGKARIVREGKDATIVTYSIGVGLALEAAEELAGQGIDAEVIDLRTLRPLDKETVLKSLAKTNRLVVAEEGWPTCSIASEIIAICMEEGFDDLDAPVLRVCNEDVPLPYAANLEKLALIDAPRIVEAVKKVYYV; encoded by the coding sequence ATGGCTATCGAACTTAAAATGCCCGCGCTTTCTCCCACGATGGAAGAAGGGACGCTTGCCAGGTGGCTGAAGTCCGAAGGCGATACGATTGAGCCCGGCGATATCATTGCCGAAATCGAGACAGACAAGGCGACGATGGAATTCGAAGCCATCGACGAAGGCGTGCTTGCCAAGATCCTTGTCGATGAAGGCACCGAGAATGTCGCTGTCGGCACTGTCATCGCGATGATGACAGGTGAGGGCGAGGATGCTGGCGATGCTGAAGCGCCGGCCGAACCAGCAGCTGAAAGCGCGCCCGTTGACGATGTTCCGGGCGAAGGCAAGGACGAGGGTCGCAATGAGCCCGGCGGGATCGAGGCGCCCAAGGCTACACCGCGCGCCAACGATCCCGAGATACCTGAAGGCACAAGCTTCACATCGATCACAGTGCGCGAGGCGTTGCGCGATGCGATGGCAGAGGAAATGCGCGCTGATAAACGCGTGTTCGTGATGGGTGAGGAAGTCGCCGAGTATCAGGGTGCCTACAAGGTCACGCAGGGCCTCCTCGACGAGTTCGGGCCCAAGCGCGTTATCGACACTCCGATTACCGAATATGGTTTTGCCGGTATCGGTTCGGGCGCCGCGATGGGTGGCCTCAAACCCATCGTCGAGTTCATGACTTTCAACTTCGCGATGCAGGCCATCGACCACATCGTGAACTCGGCGGCCAAGACCAACTACATGTCAGGCGGCCAGATGCGTTGCCCGGTCGTGTTTCGCGGCCCTAATGGTGCCGCAAGCCGCGTGGGCGCGCAGCACTCGCAGAATTACGGTCCATGGTACGCGAGCGTTCCCGGCCTGATTGTCATCGCTCCTTATGACAGCTCAGACGCAAAGGGCCTGATGAAGGCTGCGATCCGTTCGGAGGACCCGGTAGTCTTCCTTGAGAACGAGCTTGTTTACGGGCGCTCTTTCGAGGTCCCGGATCTCGACGATCATGTCCTGCCGATTGGCAAGGCGCGGATTGTGCGCGAAGGGAAGGATGCGACCATCGTCACTTACTCGATCGGAGTAGGGCTGGCGCTTGAAGCGGCGGAAGAACTGGCCGGGCAGGGCATTGACGCCGAGGTCATCGACCTTCGTACTTTGCGTCCGCTCGACAAGGAAACAGTGCTCAAATCGCTCGCCAAAACGAACCGACTGGTCGTCGCCGAAGAGGGCTGGCCGACCTGTTCAATCGCCAGCGAAATCATCGCGATCTGCATGGAGGAAGGGTTCGACGATCTGGACGCGCCAGTCCTGCGGGTCTGCAACGAAGACGTGCCGCTGCCTTACGCAGCAAACCTTGAAAAGCTTGCCCTGATCGACGCCCCGCGCATCGTCGAGGCGGTCAAGAAAGTTTACTACGTCTGA